In Streptomyces ambofaciens ATCC 23877, a single genomic region encodes these proteins:
- a CDS encoding ABC transporter ATP-binding protein: MQVDIDAVTVGISGALLVRDISLRAGSGQVVGLVGPNGSGKSTLLRCVYRALRPTAGAVRIDGEDLSAMNARESARRLAALPQEAGAEFDFTVAEVVAMGRLPHQGAMARVTDEDRRTCAAALEAVGAVHLTDRGFLTLSGGEKQRVLIARALAQQPQVLVLDEPTNHLDIAQQLEVLSLVRSSGLTVLTALHDLNLAALHCDLLHVVDGGRTVASGTPHDVLTPALLADVFGVRAHRVPHPETGAVQLLFDRLPAQ, from the coding sequence ACCGTCGGGATCTCCGGCGCGCTCCTGGTACGGGACATCTCGCTGCGCGCGGGGAGCGGCCAGGTCGTGGGCCTCGTCGGGCCCAACGGCAGTGGCAAGTCGACCCTGTTGCGATGCGTGTACCGGGCCCTGCGTCCCACGGCCGGCGCGGTACGTATCGATGGCGAGGACCTGTCGGCCATGAACGCGCGGGAGAGCGCGCGCCGGCTGGCCGCCCTTCCGCAGGAAGCGGGCGCGGAGTTCGACTTCACGGTGGCCGAGGTCGTGGCCATGGGCAGGCTGCCGCACCAGGGGGCGATGGCCCGGGTCACCGACGAGGACCGGCGGACGTGCGCCGCCGCGCTGGAGGCAGTCGGCGCCGTCCATCTGACCGACCGCGGCTTCCTCACACTCTCCGGCGGCGAGAAGCAGCGGGTCCTGATCGCCCGCGCGCTCGCTCAGCAGCCGCAGGTCCTGGTCCTGGACGAGCCCACCAACCACCTGGACATCGCACAACAGCTGGAGGTCCTCTCCCTCGTACGCTCCAGCGGGCTGACCGTGCTCACGGCGCTGCACGACCTCAACCTCGCCGCGCTCCACTGCGACCTCCTGCACGTCGTCGACGGCGGACGGACCGTCGCCTCCGGCACCCCCCACGACGTCCTCACGCCCGCCCTGCTGGCCGATGTCTTCGGCGTCCGGGCGCACCGCGTCCCCCACCCGGAGACCGGCGCGGTCCAACTGCTCTTCGACCGTCTCCCCGCCCAGTAG